The stretch of DNA TATTCAACTAACGGGTGCTTTAGTTCAATATGAAAAAGAAAAAAGCTAACGTCTGAGAAAAGACGTTAGCTTTCTATATTTACTAGTATGTATACCTTTTAGTTGGAAATATTATTATAATTAGTCAATCTTTTATATGGAAACCTATGGTATTATCGGGACAGGTAGCATAAGTTGATTAGTTTTGAGATTGAGAAAGATAAAAATATTTATTTCCACAGAGGGACATTGTTTGAGATTGAAAAGAAGCACTATGTTGTGATCCTAAAAATGCTTGAAGAGCTAAATCATACTGTCGATTTAGATGAAGAACTCTACGAATCAGTGAGAAAAGCTTTGAAAGATGGTAAGAAGGAAAGGGAGGCTCGTTTGGAAAGAAGAAGCTCTGTTTACCCAGATACATATGAGGTAAGAACAAAGGCTTTTAAACGGAATGCCGATGTTATTGCCGAGGTATTGATTCGAGCGGTTGGTTTCTGCGAGAAATGTGGCAAGAAAGCACCGTTTATAAGAGCATCCGATGGAACCCTTATTTAGAAGTCCATCATATAAAGAGATTAGCAGACAACGGGGAGGATTCGGTTGAGAACGCAATCGCTGTCTGTCCCAATTGTCATCGAGAACTGCATTTTGGTTGATAATCAGAATATAAAGTGGAAATTAGTTAAAAAAGTTAATTAGGATTGGTGAACAAAGATTTTTTTTGCTCTTTTCGGCTCGTTCCCACGTCAGGAAAAGAACAGGAACTTACGGCCTGTAGGCTTGGCCGTACAGTCCGTGGTTATCTGACTTTTTAGAGGGAAGCGACACGCTAGAGCTTCTTGCAACGTGTTTTCTGCATTGCTAGGAGATCTCGTGCTGCAGCCCCAATCCAATTTTCATCATTTTGTTTAAAGCAAGGAGTATCGATAGTTGTTGTAAAATATTAATGACTTTTACGATAACAGTGAAGACACCCAACCTCATATAGGAAGGGTGTCTTTTAATTTAGGTTAAAATCGCACATCTAACCTATTCATTGAGTTAGCAATCTTAAGCAGATCATCCACTGTAACCGGTTGTTTAGGAGTGGGAGTTATGGCGATTGAATACATCAAGTCTTTATGCTGAAAAATAAGTTGATCTTGATGAGAAGATAATGGCTTATAAAGTGCTTCCGATCCGTTATTCAATATGTAAAACTGATCCTTATCTTCTTTAATTGACCCTAATTCACCATTCCCTGGTGCAACGGTTATCTCCATCAGTCCATGTGAATACGCGTTTTTATACGTTAATTTAAGTAAATCATTTTTCACATGGCCGCTGATATGAGTAACGCTAAAAGGAAACTCTCTTGGATAAAGTACATGTGTATGGTTTCTGGTTTCATACTCTTGTCTGGCTTTTAACTCGTCCATGAACGGGTTGGAACCGTCAAAGACAACCCGAATATCTGTTATTTCTTCTTCATTGCTTGTAATTTCCCAAATGAATGCGATTCTTTCTGGCTGGGCCTTTCCATCATAGAAGTAGCCACGAAGACTCTGACATTTTCATTCGGCGAAGGCAGACCCATGACATGCCTGATGGGGGTGCTTTCTCTTATCCCAGGGATTATTACATCTGAAGACACAAATGTCCTCATCTGTTTTTCATCCTTTTTCACAAGTGGACGAATGAAATTATCCACGACATCATAGCCATTAGGTTTTCCCATAACGGGTTGAATTGATAAAAGAAGTAAAAAAGCAACCAATACAATCGTTATCTGTTTCATTTTCATCACCATTAATAGCTTATCCTTGGCAATGGATTTTATCCTGATACAGCGTATGCAGTCAGTATACGGAAGAGGGATTTAACTAATGATTGGAGAATATTGTAAGGGGACGGAAGAACGAAAAATATGGATGGAAGCGAGGGGTAACGTATGAAGATGATAAAAACAGTGGAATCAGCGAAAAAAGCCATAAAGGAACTGGAGGAATTTGTTTTCTTGGTAGAAAACTACGAAGTGACCACATTGGAACAAAGAATCCTGAAGGAATATGCCTATACAGGGAGCATCCCCAAGGTCGTCGCAAACATTAACGGGGAACTCAGAATGGAAATGATTGATCACACAGCCGTATCCAACCTACTGCAAAGCAAATCGCAGGATTTATTACATAGAATACTGAAAGACAACTACTTACTGAAAACCCGTCCTTCCCGAAGAAAATAAGCTGCAAATTGTTATGAATACGGTAGTTTTTAAATAATGCTAATTTAATTTATGGATTGATTAGTAAAATCAGAAAAGAGGAATCATTATTGAGGATTTTAGTCGTTCAAATGCTGGTTCTTGTTTCACTGATACTTTCATCTTGTAAGGAACCACATACATCGACAACGTCTTTTATGAAATCACAGAAAAAGGTCACACGGACTCTTTATATTGGGTAAATGCCTATGATCCAAATAATTATACTGAAGAAGTAGCTTTTAAAATTGTTGTTGAAGAAGAGATGGTTTGGAATCTTATAGAGGAGAATAGAGAATATTTAACTACCTATTCTAAAGATGGGGATCAGGACTGGATTATACAAGAAATAGAACATAAAGCAATTCCCGACTAGCAGTGAGAAGACAGCCTACTCGCAAGCAGCACATGTTGAAAAATGTTGAAGTCCGTATGCTTGGTAATCATCATCCTGTTCGGCTTTGTAGTACAGGGTTATATTAAATTCTCCTCAAAGTTAAAACTTTAATTATAGATAAAATTAAAAAAATTGCTGTACTTACTCTGATTTAAAGAGTTGGTACAGCAATTATTTATTTTGGCTTAAAAGATGGCTCACTCATAGCTAATTTCAATTTACTATTATGAATTTCATTAAGATCAGTTAATTCATATTCATACCCTTGAATGAACTCATCAACGTTAAGTAAATGGTTTATATCATCACTAAGAAGGTAACTCTCTTCATCCAATTTAGAAAGTAATAAATTGAGTTTCTCCTCAATTTCTAAATTTTCTTCTTTCACATTTTTTAGTTCTTTTCTCAGCATTTCCTTATAGCTTAGATGATCCTTAATTGCATTTTGTATTACTGTAGGTAAACCACCTAAAGCGAAAGGGAGAACCTTCCAATACCACGCTATATGCGGGGTAATTTGATTTTCAATTTGCTTAAAGATATTTTGTAGCAAAAAACTTCTCAACTTTAAGAGTCTTAATTTAGCAATCTCATACTCGTCATGCCACATGTAAGTACGAATGATCCCTAACTCCGCTTGAATAATTAGGTTTAAATAGGAAATTGATTTTTCTTTGAATTTCTTATCCTTCTTCTCAAGGTTATTCAATATGTGTTGAAAGATCTTGCTTCCCTCTTCTAAAAGTTGTCTTGCTTCAAACATCTGGTTTTTAGCTATTTCTTTATCTTTCATTTTTTCTGCTTCCATCGCTAACGAAAACCCACTATTAATTTTCGAGAAGTTTTGAGCATCGATTTTTAAATTAATCTCACTAAGGCGTTGATGAATTCTTTCAAAATTGTCATGCATGTATAAAAAGTCTGCCAGAGTTAAGGAGGCTTTTCCAAGAGAAGTAACCTGGGCTATAATCGAACGACTTTCTACGCCAAATTTTGTTCCTTCTTTAAGCCACATTACAACTCTTTGAGTATCTTTTTGGACTACAACACCGCCTTTTCTAATAAAAGCTCCACTATTTAATCCTTCGAAAACA from Paenisporosarcina sp. FSL H8-0542 encodes:
- a CDS encoding HNH endonuclease signature motif containing protein is translated as MWQESTVYKSIRWNPYLEVHHIKRLADNGEDSVENAIAVCPNCHRELHFG